A genome region from Leptospira langatensis includes the following:
- a CDS encoding exonuclease: protein MTSAPDQKHFELGQLAAFKPLYLNLRSKDSFPEGERPYFSPEAERLLLTAGESSNVVGLTTGKIPVIPAPGVLDPRLVTEIEELVAEGLLLVIPRIYSQKNTGELEVMLLALGCKSSKKGGLENVREVFFQIVRKSANAIRNFEITSNNEKGIELNEVLYSLSEGVNPHLKIEVSDISRQLLNKIQHRNLVSRELIDDYYNLIHSFIQEEAILTKTFTCGYIHVPDQDADTLFKQVAELYEKRVVPKLVLENPKLAEQLISLREAVLSGETAIPNMDPMMIRKSIFSEEFAKLTHLSGDEGPYPDFFRLARVITEKSLESDLFIKGARERSVENGLKKVVLEGKGTLERYMSLSIGRDLPLDSDVAKSIQQDPSLLSYVYYGPEGPELFLCPWDRALVKSILRELALKYSFNNLTSLSFLLLLFKNKDKLLSLISDPGAEEDFKTLGYSCLAHTFPWYRRLAFFVGMNGGILSGIFRELGEISYRLMGEKLKYEEKIDTIKKKLRQELIVEVRELLDSILEK from the coding sequence ATGACTTCCGCACCTGATCAAAAACATTTCGAACTCGGACAGCTGGCTGCTTTTAAGCCGCTGTATCTCAATCTTAGATCCAAAGATTCGTTTCCAGAAGGAGAAAGACCTTATTTTAGTCCGGAAGCAGAGAGACTATTGCTGACTGCGGGAGAGTCAAGTAACGTAGTCGGATTAACGACAGGAAAGATCCCTGTGATTCCAGCGCCAGGAGTATTGGATCCCAGGCTTGTAACGGAGATTGAGGAGCTTGTCGCCGAAGGATTGCTCCTGGTGATCCCACGCATCTATTCTCAAAAGAATACCGGAGAACTCGAAGTAATGCTTTTGGCATTGGGCTGCAAATCGTCCAAGAAAGGCGGCTTAGAGAATGTTAGAGAAGTCTTCTTTCAAATCGTAAGAAAATCGGCAAACGCTATCCGGAATTTTGAGATCACTTCGAATAACGAGAAAGGGATCGAATTGAACGAAGTCCTTTATTCCTTGTCGGAAGGAGTGAATCCTCATCTAAAAATCGAAGTAAGCGATATTTCCAGACAGTTATTAAATAAGATCCAGCATAGAAATCTCGTTTCTAGAGAATTGATCGACGACTACTATAATTTGATACATTCCTTCATACAAGAAGAAGCGATCCTGACGAAAACATTTACCTGCGGATATATTCATGTTCCAGACCAGGACGCGGATACTCTATTCAAACAGGTTGCGGAACTTTACGAAAAGAGAGTGGTTCCAAAGCTTGTATTAGAAAACCCTAAATTGGCGGAGCAATTGATATCATTGAGAGAGGCCGTGCTTTCCGGAGAGACAGCTATTCCAAATATGGATCCTATGATGATCCGAAAGTCTATCTTTTCGGAGGAATTTGCAAAACTGACCCATCTCTCCGGTGATGAAGGTCCGTATCCGGATTTTTTCAGACTAGCAAGGGTGATCACCGAAAAATCACTGGAGAGCGATCTTTTTATCAAGGGAGCGCGGGAAAGGTCCGTAGAGAACGGCCTAAAAAAAGTCGTGTTAGAAGGAAAAGGAACTCTGGAACGTTATATGTCATTGTCAATAGGAAGGGATCTGCCCTTGGATTCCGATGTGGCCAAGTCGATCCAACAGGATCCTTCCTTATTAAGCTATGTATATTACGGTCCCGAAGGACCCGAACTTTTCCTCTGCCCTTGGGACCGTGCTTTGGTTAAAAGTATACTTCGGGAGTTAGCGCTTAAATATTCCTTTAATAATCTTACTAGCTTGAGCTTTTTACTTCTTTTGTTCAAAAATAAGGACAAACTTCTTTCGCTTATCTCTGATCCGGGAGCTGAGGAAGATTTCAAGACACTAGGCTATAGTTGTCTAGCTCATACGTTTCCATGGTATCGTAGGCTTGCATTCTTTGTGGGAATGAATGGCGGAATATTGAGTGGGATCTTTAGGGAGTTGGGAGAAATAAGTTACCGACTCATGGGAGAAAAATTGAAGTACGAGGAGAAAATCGATACGATCAAGAAAAAGCTTCGTCAAGAACTGATCGTTGAAGTCAGGGAGTTACTGGATAGCATTTTGGAAAAGTAA
- a CDS encoding alpha/beta fold hydrolase, producing the protein MITLATSTFGIILCKGDILSKSVPGPSGKIFFKDEGNGSLPIVFVHSFAGNASHWEDAKNFLAQKRRVIRIELRGHGDSEPPRDGDYRIASMAKDIAAIVDSLQLPKFVLVGHSMGGSVALQYAGENPGRVAGLVLVDTNGDPKEVPETVRNQIKEALHSSAYRETVDGYWDQLLSHSFPKVKKRILEDLRKAPKEMVVRITSELLDYDPNPSLRKYTGPKLAIVISENEDRFSLHRLQGGFSFHLVREAGHWLHLDQPLEFNHILETFLKKL; encoded by the coding sequence ATGATTACTTTAGCAACTTCGACATTCGGTATCATTCTGTGCAAGGGGGACATACTCAGTAAATCCGTTCCCGGTCCTTCCGGAAAAATATTCTTTAAGGACGAAGGGAATGGAAGTCTTCCGATCGTATTCGTACATTCCTTTGCGGGCAATGCATCTCATTGGGAGGACGCCAAGAATTTCTTGGCGCAAAAAAGAAGAGTGATCCGGATCGAACTGAGAGGGCATGGGGACTCCGAGCCACCTAGGGACGGAGACTATAGGATCGCTTCAATGGCCAAAGACATTGCTGCGATAGTGGATTCTCTCCAGCTCCCCAAATTCGTGTTAGTCGGTCATAGTATGGGGGGAAGTGTCGCTCTCCAATATGCCGGAGAAAATCCGGGCAGAGTAGCAGGTCTTGTTCTGGTAGATACGAACGGAGATCCCAAGGAAGTCCCGGAGACCGTCCGAAATCAGATCAAGGAGGCTCTTCATTCCAGTGCTTATCGAGAAACGGTAGACGGTTATTGGGATCAGTTACTCTCTCATTCCTTTCCTAAGGTGAAGAAAAGGATCTTGGAGGATTTGCGTAAGGCACCAAAGGAAATGGTGGTCCGTATTACGAGCGAATTGCTGGATTACGATCCAAACCCCTCTCTTAGAAAATACACAGGACCGAAACTTGCGATCGTTATCTCCGAAAACGAGGATCGGTTCTCCTTGCACAGATTGCAGGGGGGCTTTTCTTTCCACTTAGTTCGAGAAGCTGGGCATTGGTTGCATTTGGACCAGCCCTTGGAATTCAATCATATATTAGAGACTTTCCTCAAAAAGCTCTGA
- a CDS encoding 7TM diverse intracellular signaling domain-containing protein, translating to MNRSLLFSILLVSILPLLSCGTKVYPKIAPRAEKGVLDLKDWNFAEDGIVPLDGEWKFQWLKLPISRPETDGKSENPILVQVPGNWNQIPHLPGMNPLMAFGYGTYSLKVLPRKNSGRLMIHFQAAGTAASIYLDGKKIGGNGVVGTDPNSSRPQYLPLYIPIGEPNKEMILQVEVSNFNHYKGGLWESLRIGTENDLLSFRDSRVSNEMFLFGSIIIMALYHFGLFSLRRRDRTGLYFGAFCASICLRIFVTGERFLIQKFPDLPWEFFNKLEYLSFYMAVPFFIYYLDALYPHSFSAKIRKFCLWFNLVVSGMVVITPASIYSHTLIPFQIVLLFIIVWFFKVLIRLVRGRAEGSLMALGGVLALTAAAVNDSLYAQAVINTGYYLPLGLFVFIFVQSYLLSFRFSQAFLYIERLSDNLLEVNKAYSRFVPLAFLKFLNKNDITEIGLGDQVQREMTILFSDIRSFTQLSEKMTPKDNFDFLNSYMRRMGPIIRKHGGFIDKYLGDGIMALFPNLPDQALEAAMEMLRELEALNESRADRNYEPIKIGIGLHTGTLMLGTIGEEERMDGTVISDAVNLASRIEGLTKEFHANLLLSDNTYRKLKNRKKYSFKKLGKVRVKGKSNSSEVYEVVG from the coding sequence ATGAATCGCAGTTTGCTTTTTTCCATTCTACTCGTATCTATCCTTCCCTTACTTTCCTGCGGAACTAAGGTATATCCGAAGATTGCTCCCAGAGCCGAGAAAGGAGTCTTGGATCTAAAGGATTGGAATTTCGCCGAAGACGGGATTGTGCCTTTGGATGGGGAGTGGAAATTCCAATGGTTGAAATTGCCGATCTCTCGTCCGGAAACGGATGGAAAGTCCGAAAATCCCATTCTCGTTCAAGTGCCAGGGAACTGGAACCAGATCCCACATCTTCCTGGAATGAATCCTTTGATGGCATTCGGTTACGGGACTTATTCGTTAAAGGTCCTTCCACGTAAAAATTCGGGACGCTTGATGATCCATTTCCAAGCTGCCGGGACGGCTGCCTCCATATACCTGGATGGAAAAAAGATCGGAGGGAACGGTGTAGTAGGAACGGATCCGAATTCTTCTCGTCCTCAATATCTTCCTTTGTACATTCCGATCGGAGAGCCGAACAAGGAGATGATCCTTCAGGTGGAGGTCTCTAACTTCAATCATTACAAGGGTGGCCTCTGGGAATCTTTAAGGATCGGTACGGAGAACGATCTACTCAGTTTCAGGGATAGCAGGGTTTCCAATGAGATGTTCTTGTTCGGTAGCATTATCATCATGGCCCTGTACCATTTCGGCTTGTTCTCCTTAAGAAGAAGGGATCGTACAGGATTATATTTCGGAGCCTTCTGCGCTAGCATCTGTCTCAGGATTTTTGTAACTGGAGAAAGATTCCTGATCCAAAAGTTCCCGGATCTGCCCTGGGAGTTCTTTAATAAGCTGGAATATTTGTCCTTTTATATGGCGGTGCCATTCTTCATCTACTATTTGGACGCGTTATACCCCCATTCCTTCTCTGCCAAGATCCGAAAATTCTGTCTTTGGTTCAATCTAGTAGTTTCCGGAATGGTGGTGATCACACCTGCGAGTATTTATTCTCATACTCTGATCCCTTTTCAAATCGTACTTTTGTTTATCATAGTATGGTTCTTTAAAGTGCTCATTCGTTTGGTGCGGGGCAGAGCGGAAGGATCCTTAATGGCATTGGGTGGAGTGCTCGCTCTTACTGCGGCAGCGGTAAACGATAGCCTATACGCACAAGCGGTCATCAACACCGGATATTATCTTCCTTTGGGCCTGTTCGTATTCATCTTTGTACAGTCTTATCTATTATCATTCCGGTTTTCCCAGGCGTTCTTGTATATTGAGAGATTGTCGGATAACTTATTGGAAGTCAACAAGGCCTATAGCCGCTTCGTTCCTTTAGCATTCTTGAAATTCCTAAATAAGAACGATATTACGGAGATCGGTTTGGGGGATCAGGTGCAAAGAGAGATGACCATACTCTTTTCCGATATCCGTTCTTTCACTCAGTTATCCGAAAAGATGACCCCTAAGGATAATTTCGATTTCTTGAATTCCTATATGAGAAGAATGGGGCCCATTATTCGGAAGCACGGCGGTTTCATAGATAAATATCTTGGGGACGGTATCATGGCCCTTTTTCCGAATCTTCCCGACCAAGCCTTGGAAGCTGCGATGGAAATGTTGAGAGAGCTCGAGGCGTTGAACGAATCCAGGGCGGATCGGAATTATGAGCCGATCAAGATCGGAATCGGTTTACATACTGGAACACTAATGCTCGGCACCATCGGAGAGGAGGAAAGAATGGACGGAACAGTGATCTCCGACGCAGTCAATCTTGCCTCTCGAATAGAAGGGCTAACGAAAGAATTTCATGCCAATCTTCTTCTGAGTGATAATACTTACAGAAAGTTGAAGAATCGTAAGAAGTATTCTTTCAAGAAGCTGGGCAAGGTGAGGGTAAAAGGCAAAAGCAATTCCAGCGAAGTATACGAGGTCGTGGGATGA
- a CDS encoding inorganic diphosphatase codes for MQHPWHEASPGPNPPHEIHALIEIPAGSKAKFEVDKESGLIKLDRVVFASVHYPAHYGFIPQTLGDDKDPLDILVLCSQGVPPLCLVPARVVGVMRMIDRGEGDEKILAVASGDRSFDGIENVSQLPASFRAELTHFFSVYKQLERKEVRVEEPEGPEVAKELILRALDFYKQKYPKK; via the coding sequence ATACAGCACCCTTGGCATGAAGCAAGCCCCGGCCCGAATCCTCCTCACGAGATCCACGCACTGATAGAAATCCCTGCAGGCAGTAAAGCCAAGTTCGAGGTAGATAAGGAATCCGGTCTGATCAAATTAGATCGAGTAGTCTTCGCGTCCGTCCATTATCCCGCGCATTATGGTTTTATCCCCCAGACCTTAGGCGATGACAAAGATCCTTTAGACATTCTAGTTCTTTGCTCCCAAGGAGTTCCCCCCTTATGTTTGGTACCGGCAAGAGTGGTCGGTGTGATGAGAATGATAGATAGAGGAGAAGGTGACGAAAAGATCCTGGCGGTCGCCTCAGGAGATAGAAGTTTTGATGGGATCGAAAATGTTTCCCAACTTCCTGCGTCCTTTCGTGCGGAGCTAACCCACTTCTTCTCCGTTTATAAGCAATTAGAAAGAAAAGAAGTCAGGGTAGAAGAACCCGAAGGCCCTGAAGTCGCGAAAGAGCTCATCCTGAGAGCATTAGATTTTTATAAACAAAAATATCCTAAGAAATAA